From one Streptomyces sp. SCSIO 30461 genomic stretch:
- a CDS encoding MFS transporter → MTHHGGGSVEPAGIPDGGDRWLLVAVAGLLSFVAMLDMNIVNVALAEISRDLEVSATAAQWVVLGYQLPVVALLLPVGGWLDGAGPRSAVLAATAGFALCSVLAAAAPWAGLLVTARLAQGTFGAVLFVLMPVLALGSVRPEMRGRAMSVPATLGPLGAVTGPAIGGLLLDGLGWRAVFLVKVPFCLLALLVAWRAMPGDSGLRLPRARALLDAALVAAGVTILLLALTLAAGTPAWLALALAAIPTLWLWSRGEGGRPVTRVLRVPGLPGAHGAVLALATGFAAMHYVIALYLQRDNGVSATATGLTVLAFPLGMGLAGPLGGRLADRYGARPVAACGALVTSCGLLLLIPVDGAWSTADVAWRLGLAGLGMGLNGGPAQALVMGAAPPERMATVGSTVQLARSLGFTLGPALATAAWGLAASGHSARAGLGLAAAAACLSLPLLLLPARRGTDTAAATNAATAAPN, encoded by the coding sequence GTGACGCACCATGGCGGGGGCTCGGTGGAGCCCGCAGGCATACCCGACGGCGGGGATCGCTGGCTCCTGGTGGCCGTGGCGGGACTGCTGTCCTTCGTGGCCATGCTCGACATGAACATCGTCAACGTGGCGCTGGCGGAGATCTCCCGTGACCTGGAGGTGTCTGCCACCGCGGCCCAGTGGGTCGTGCTGGGCTACCAGCTTCCGGTCGTGGCGCTGCTGCTTCCCGTCGGCGGATGGCTGGACGGCGCGGGACCGCGCTCCGCGGTGCTTGCCGCGACCGCGGGCTTCGCCCTGTGCAGCGTCCTCGCCGCAGCGGCCCCCTGGGCCGGTCTGCTGGTCACGGCCCGGCTGGCCCAGGGCACTTTCGGGGCGGTCCTGTTCGTGCTGATGCCTGTCCTCGCCCTTGGTTCGGTGCGTCCCGAGATGCGCGGACGGGCGATGAGCGTGCCCGCGACCCTCGGCCCGCTCGGCGCGGTGACCGGCCCTGCGATCGGTGGACTTCTGCTGGACGGCCTGGGCTGGCGTGCGGTCTTCCTGGTCAAGGTCCCCTTCTGTCTCCTGGCGCTGCTCGTGGCATGGAGGGCGATGCCCGGGGACAGCGGACTGCGCCTGCCCCGTGCGAGGGCGCTCCTGGACGCGGCGCTCGTCGCCGCAGGCGTAACGATTCTGCTGCTGGCGCTGACGCTGGCGGCCGGCACCCCCGCGTGGCTGGCCCTCGCCCTCGCCGCCATACCCACGCTGTGGCTGTGGTCGCGCGGGGAGGGCGGCCGGCCCGTGACCCGAGTGCTGCGTGTGCCCGGACTGCCGGGTGCGCACGGGGCCGTGCTGGCGCTGGCGACCGGGTTCGCCGCGATGCACTACGTCATCGCCCTGTACCTGCAACGCGACAACGGCGTCAGCGCCACCGCGACCGGTCTGACCGTGCTCGCTTTCCCGCTCGGCATGGGGCTTGCCGGGCCGCTCGGCGGACGCCTCGCCGACCGCTACGGAGCCCGGCCGGTCGCGGCATGCGGAGCCCTGGTCACCTCCTGCGGTCTGCTCCTGCTGATCCCGGTCGACGGAGCGTGGTCGACTGCTGACGTGGCCTGGCGTCTGGGGCTCGCCGGACTGGGCATGGGGCTCAACGGCGGTCCCGCACAAGCCCTGGTGATGGGGGCGGCGCCCCCGGAACGCATGGCCACCGTCGGCTCCACGGTCCAGCTCGCCCGGAGTCTCGGATTCACCCTCGGCCCTGCTCTCGCCACCGCCGCCTGGGGCCTTGCCGCGTCCGGGCACAGCGCCAGGGCCGGCCTGGGGCTGGCCGCCGCGGCCGCCTGCCTCTCCCTGCCCCTGCTCCTTCTGCCCGCACGCCGCGGCACCGACACCGCGGCGGCGACGAACGCGGCCACCGCCGCCCCGAACTGA
- the rpmG gene encoding 50S ribosomal protein L33: MARNEVRPIIKLRSTAGTGYTYVTRKNRRNDPDRMVLRKYDPLARKHVDFREER, from the coding sequence ATAGCCCGCAACGAAGTACGCCCGATCATCAAGCTCCGCTCCACAGCGGGGACCGGCTACACCTACGTGACCCGCAAGAACCGCCGGAACGACCCCGACCGCATGGTCTTGCGCAAGTACGACCCGCTGGCTCGCAAGCACGTCGACTTCCGCGAAGAACGCTGA
- a CDS encoding cytochrome P450 — protein MTLQEQPPAVDDAEALPDPVPLTGCPYKSNPYPLYERMREAGPVHRVVFPSGVQAWLVTGYEAAHAALNDDRLGKNHDRGNDRWRARASIMPEPQHSQLQVHLLHQDPPKHTRMRRFVTDAFTPRRIESLLPRFQELADALVDALPASGPVDLVSGFATHFPFQVLAEVIGLPAELAARFDRDWGKVVQPVGPTDPGRPAYEARLHGLQSYIAEVVTHKREHWEDDLLSRLVVARDRGKLSQEELDSMIFQLLVAGQEPVTNQITTALIALFRHPAALDRLRHDPALLPRAVEELLRYDSAFELTTWRFFAEDSDLNGTEVPAGDSVIVSLCAANRDPRRFEKPNELDLERNPNPHLAFGHGIHFCPGAALARAELRIALGTLIARLPGLHLAIPDEDIQWSPAVLGRGTNQLPVDYDQRVRG, from the coding sequence ATGACCCTTCAGGAACAGCCTCCCGCCGTGGACGACGCCGAAGCCCTCCCCGACCCGGTGCCGCTGACGGGCTGCCCCTACAAGAGCAACCCCTACCCTCTCTACGAACGCATGCGCGAGGCCGGTCCGGTCCACCGAGTGGTCTTCCCCAGCGGGGTGCAGGCATGGCTCGTCACCGGCTACGAAGCCGCCCACGCGGCGCTGAACGACGACCGGCTCGGCAAAAACCACGACCGGGGTAACGACCGCTGGCGGGCCCGCGCGTCGATCATGCCCGAGCCCCAGCACTCCCAGCTCCAAGTGCATCTCCTCCACCAGGACCCGCCCAAGCACACCCGCATGAGGCGGTTCGTCACCGACGCCTTCACCCCGCGACGCATCGAGAGCCTGCTGCCGCGCTTCCAGGAACTGGCCGACGCACTCGTCGACGCCCTGCCCGCGTCAGGCCCCGTTGACCTGGTCTCCGGCTTCGCCACACACTTCCCCTTCCAGGTCCTCGCCGAGGTCATCGGCCTGCCCGCCGAACTCGCCGCCCGCTTCGACCGCGACTGGGGCAAGGTCGTCCAGCCGGTCGGCCCCACCGACCCGGGCCGGCCCGCCTACGAGGCGCGGCTGCACGGGCTCCAGAGCTACATCGCCGAGGTCGTCACGCACAAGCGCGAGCACTGGGAGGACGACCTGCTCAGCCGGCTCGTCGTCGCCCGTGACCGCGGGAAGCTGTCCCAGGAGGAGCTGGACTCCATGATCTTCCAGCTCCTCGTCGCCGGCCAGGAACCGGTCACCAACCAGATCACCACCGCGCTCATCGCCCTGTTCCGGCACCCCGCCGCACTCGACCGGCTGCGCCACGACCCCGCACTGCTGCCCCGCGCCGTGGAGGAACTCCTCCGCTACGACAGCGCCTTCGAGCTCACCACCTGGCGCTTCTTCGCCGAGGACAGCGACCTCAACGGCACTGAGGTCCCGGCAGGCGACTCCGTCATCGTCTCCCTGTGCGCTGCCAACCGCGACCCCCGGCGCTTCGAGAAGCCCAACGAACTCGACCTGGAACGCAACCCGAACCCGCATCTCGCGTTCGGGCACGGCATCCACTTCTGCCCCGGCGCGGCACTCGCCCGCGCCGAGCTCCGCATCGCGCTCGGCACTCTCATCGCCCGGCTCCCCGGACTGCACCTCGCCATCCCGGACGAGGACATCCAGTGGAGCCCGGCTGTCCTCGGCCGCGGCACCAACCAGCTCCCCGTCGACTACGACCAGCGCGTCCGAGGCTGA
- a CDS encoding iron ABC transporter permease, producing MSSTLSATRRGAKEPPGEARTVPAGVLAIVLGAALLAALTAAVSWGSTSIPPGEVWSVVGRRLSGEAPRPGTNDLIVWQLRVPRALLAALVGAGLGTVGTAVQALVRNPLADPYLLGISNGASLGAVAAIVLGLGAGGALGLGLSGAAFVGALATFALVWAVARRGGGFAPLRLVLAGVAIGQFLSGFTSYLVLQTGDEQQTHSVLFWLMGSLSGASWPMLTVPAVAVPAGLLWLQARGRGLNALLMGDETAAGLGVDVTRLRRELFTVTSVLTGVLVAVSGGIAFVALMVPHVCRLVVGGDHRRLLPVSALFGALLMVVVDIVCRTAMDTQELPVGVVTSLIGAPALLYLLDRRLGSGS from the coding sequence GTGTCGTCCACGCTGTCCGCGACGCGTCGCGGGGCGAAGGAGCCCCCGGGCGAGGCGCGGACCGTGCCTGCCGGGGTGCTCGCGATCGTCCTCGGTGCGGCGCTGCTGGCCGCCCTGACCGCGGCGGTCTCCTGGGGCTCGACGTCCATCCCGCCCGGAGAGGTGTGGAGCGTGGTCGGCAGAAGGCTGAGCGGTGAGGCACCGCGGCCCGGTACCAACGACCTGATCGTCTGGCAGCTGCGGGTTCCCCGGGCGCTGCTCGCCGCCCTCGTCGGCGCTGGTCTCGGTACCGTCGGCACCGCGGTACAGGCCCTGGTCCGCAACCCGCTGGCCGACCCGTACCTGCTGGGTATCTCCAATGGGGCTTCGCTGGGCGCCGTCGCCGCGATCGTCCTCGGTCTCGGAGCAGGCGGGGCGCTGGGCCTCGGACTGTCCGGCGCCGCCTTCGTCGGCGCGCTGGCCACCTTCGCCCTGGTGTGGGCCGTGGCCCGGCGCGGCGGCGGGTTCGCTCCGCTGCGGCTGGTGCTCGCGGGCGTGGCGATCGGGCAGTTCCTGTCCGGGTTCACCAGCTATCTGGTGCTGCAGACCGGCGACGAGCAGCAGACCCACAGCGTGCTGTTCTGGCTCATGGGAAGCCTCAGCGGGGCGAGCTGGCCGATGCTCACCGTACCCGCCGTCGCCGTGCCCGCCGGCCTGCTGTGGCTCCAGGCACGCGGCCGTGGTCTCAACGCCCTGCTGATGGGCGACGAGACCGCGGCCGGGCTCGGTGTCGACGTGACCCGGCTGCGCCGGGAGCTGTTCACCGTGACCAGTGTGCTGACCGGGGTACTCGTCGCCGTATCGGGCGGGATCGCGTTCGTCGCCCTGATGGTGCCGCATGTCTGCCGGCTGGTCGTCGGCGGCGACCACCGCAGGCTGCTGCCGGTGTCGGCGCTCTTCGGCGCGCTGCTGATGGTGGTGGTGGACATCGTGTGCCGTACGGCCATGGACACCCAGGAGCTGCCGGTCGGTGTGGTCACCTCGCTGATCGGGGCCCCGGCGCTGCTGTATCTGCTGGACCGAAGGCTGGGGAGCGGTAGTTGA
- the rpsN gene encoding 30S ribosomal protein S14 codes for MAKKSKIAQNEKRKAIVERYAARRAELKEVIRLPSSTDAERRAAMEELRRQPRDASATRIRNRDSVDGRPRGHLRRFGLSRVRTRDQAHAGFLPGVAKSSW; via the coding sequence ATGGCGAAGAAGAGCAAGATCGCGCAGAACGAGAAGCGCAAGGCGATCGTCGAGCGGTACGCGGCACGCCGTGCCGAGCTGAAGGAGGTCATCCGGCTCCCGTCGTCGACGGACGCCGAACGCCGGGCCGCGATGGAGGAACTGCGCCGTCAGCCCCGCGACGCCAGCGCCACCCGGATCCGCAATCGCGACAGCGTGGACGGCCGCCCCCGTGGCCACCTGCGCAGGTTCGGACTCTCCCGGGTCCGCACGCGCGATCAGGCGCATGCCGGGTTCCTTCCCGGGGTGGCCAAGTCGTCCTGGTGA
- a CDS encoding MBL fold metallo-hydrolase has protein sequence MDVIEVIPRLHMLRFPIGQAYLWRDGEDLTLVDAGYADAADEIEEAVRGLGAEPSAISRIVLTHCHRDHVGAAGELAARHGARVLAHALDAPVIRGEVPVPAPVLLDWEIPLYEHGLTVPEAPPTRVHRELVDGDDLGFGDGARVVHVPGHTAGSIAVHLPRHGVLFTGDTVAGVGRVTLGVFHVDREAARKSMRRLSALMPSVLCFGHGDPVTVDAAEQLAAAAGQEHGDG, from the coding sequence ATGGACGTCATCGAAGTGATCCCCCGGCTGCACATGCTCCGCTTCCCGATCGGCCAGGCCTATCTCTGGCGCGACGGTGAGGACTTGACGCTCGTCGACGCGGGGTACGCGGACGCGGCCGACGAGATCGAGGAAGCGGTACGCGGGCTCGGAGCCGAGCCGTCGGCGATCAGCCGGATCGTGCTCACCCATTGCCATCGCGACCATGTGGGCGCGGCCGGGGAGCTCGCAGCTCGGCACGGGGCGCGGGTGCTGGCACACGCCCTGGACGCACCGGTGATCCGCGGTGAGGTCCCGGTGCCGGCACCTGTGCTGCTCGACTGGGAGATCCCGCTCTACGAGCACGGGCTGACGGTGCCGGAGGCACCCCCGACGCGGGTGCACCGCGAACTGGTGGACGGGGATGACCTCGGGTTCGGCGACGGGGCCCGGGTGGTGCACGTCCCGGGCCACACCGCAGGCTCGATCGCCGTGCATCTGCCGCGCCACGGTGTGCTGTTCACCGGCGACACGGTCGCGGGAGTGGGTCGGGTGACGCTGGGCGTGTTCCATGTGGATCGCGAGGCGGCCCGGAAGTCGATGCGGCGGTTGTCCGCTCTCATGCCCTCTGTACTGTGCTTCGGGCATGGGGATCCGGTGACCGTGGACGCCGCGGAGCAACTGGCCGCCGCGGCCGGGCAGGAGCACGGGGACGGCTGA
- a CDS encoding NUDIX domain-containing protein codes for MIVWVNGTFSAGKTTAARELIDLIPNSTLYDPEVIGGMLRYLLPRKRLEEVTDYQDSPIWRRMVVDAASALFSEVGGVLVAPMTLLRQEYRDEIFGGLAARRIPVCHVLLAPEETILRARIAARDEPGTPDAEERVRQWAYDHIEPYKQALGWLRDDAHVIDTSYLTPRETAESIAEAVLSGSSGACAIVQTPEPTGETVAAGVLLFDHKDRVLLVDPTYKPAWEFPGGVVEPGESPTRAGVREVAEEIGVRLDTTPRLLVVDWEAPRPPAYGGVRMLFDGGRLAPAAAAGIRLAGDELRAWRFVSEEEAASLLPPHRYERLRWALRARECSKVIALEGGTPIG; via the coding sequence ATGATCGTCTGGGTCAACGGTACGTTCAGCGCGGGCAAGACCACCGCCGCTCGCGAACTGATCGATCTGATCCCGAACAGCACGTTGTACGACCCCGAGGTGATCGGTGGGATGCTGCGGTACCTCCTGCCGCGCAAGCGCCTGGAAGAGGTGACCGACTACCAGGACTCGCCGATCTGGCGGCGGATGGTCGTGGACGCGGCGTCCGCGCTGTTCAGCGAGGTCGGCGGTGTTCTGGTGGCGCCTATGACCCTGCTTCGCCAGGAGTATCGGGACGAGATCTTCGGCGGTCTCGCCGCTCGACGCATACCCGTGTGCCATGTCCTGCTCGCCCCAGAGGAAACGATCCTGCGAGCCAGGATCGCCGCCCGTGACGAGCCGGGTACGCCGGATGCCGAAGAGCGCGTACGGCAGTGGGCCTATGACCACATCGAGCCCTACAAGCAGGCGCTCGGCTGGCTCAGAGACGATGCCCATGTCATCGACACCTCGTATCTGACACCCCGTGAGACCGCGGAGTCCATCGCCGAAGCCGTGCTTTCCGGCTCGTCCGGAGCCTGCGCGATCGTGCAGACACCGGAGCCGACCGGGGAGACTGTGGCGGCCGGGGTGCTGCTCTTCGACCACAAGGACCGGGTACTGCTCGTGGACCCCACCTACAAGCCAGCCTGGGAATTCCCCGGCGGAGTGGTGGAGCCTGGCGAGTCCCCGACCCGTGCTGGGGTGCGCGAGGTGGCCGAGGAGATCGGCGTACGCCTCGACACCACGCCCCGGCTGCTGGTCGTCGACTGGGAAGCGCCACGGCCGCCCGCCTACGGCGGAGTGCGGATGCTCTTCGACGGCGGTCGGCTCGCCCCCGCGGCCGCGGCGGGCATCCGGCTGGCCGGAGATGAGCTGAGGGCCTGGCGGTTCGTATCGGAGGAGGAGGCGGCGTCGTTGCTCCCGCCGCACCGCTACGAACGTCTGCGCTGGGCCCTGAGAGCCCGTGAGTGCAGCAAGGTGATCGCCCTGGAGGGAGGGACCCCCATCGGATAG
- a CDS encoding type B 50S ribosomal protein L31, whose product MKPGIHPAYGLVVFRDKAAGSAFLTRSTTTSDKTIEWEDGNTYPVVDVEISNVSHPFYTGTARVLDTAGRVERFERRYGGRAN is encoded by the coding sequence ATGAAGCCTGGAATCCACCCCGCGTACGGCCTCGTCGTGTTCCGCGACAAGGCCGCCGGATCCGCCTTCCTCACCCGCTCCACCACGACCAGCGACAAGACGATCGAGTGGGAGGACGGCAACACCTACCCCGTCGTCGACGTCGAGATCTCCAACGTGAGCCACCCCTTCTACACCGGCACCGCCCGCGTGCTGGACACCGCCGGACGGGTCGAGCGATTCGAACGCCGCTACGGCGGGCGGGCCAACTGA
- a CDS encoding ABC transporter ATP-binding protein gives MRIDIEDLSVAYAGRTVVSGACLVAAEGEITGLVGPNGSGKSTLLRTVYRHLRPLAGRVLLAGTDLRELPPARSARHVAALPQERGSDFELTVREVVAMGRTPYKRAFAGDDATDRDIVVRALADVGMADAAGRRFTALSGGERQRVLLARAFAQDPDVLVLDEPTNHLDVRHQVELLALLRAQRRTTLVSLHDLNAAASVCDRLHVLHAGSVVASGPPCEVITPDLMAEVFGVRAAVVEHPLTGDPLIAFDHRAPADGPAALETNVVG, from the coding sequence TTGAGGATCGACATCGAGGACCTGTCCGTAGCCTATGCGGGCCGAACTGTCGTGTCGGGGGCGTGTCTGGTCGCCGCGGAGGGGGAGATCACCGGACTGGTCGGCCCGAACGGCAGCGGGAAGTCCACCCTCCTGCGCACGGTCTACCGGCATCTGCGTCCCCTCGCGGGCCGGGTGCTGCTGGCCGGAACCGATCTGCGCGAGCTGCCACCGGCCCGCTCCGCGCGCCATGTGGCCGCGCTGCCGCAGGAGCGGGGAAGCGACTTCGAGCTGACGGTGCGGGAGGTGGTGGCCATGGGGCGCACACCGTACAAGCGGGCGTTCGCCGGCGACGACGCCACCGACCGGGACATCGTCGTACGCGCCCTGGCGGACGTCGGCATGGCGGACGCGGCCGGACGGCGCTTCACGGCCTTGTCCGGGGGCGAGCGACAGCGGGTGCTGCTGGCCCGCGCCTTCGCCCAGGACCCGGACGTACTGGTGCTGGACGAGCCGACCAACCATCTGGACGTACGGCACCAGGTGGAGCTGCTCGCCCTGCTCAGGGCGCAGCGCCGGACCACCCTGGTGTCGCTTCACGACCTCAACGCGGCAGCCTCGGTCTGCGACCGGCTCCATGTCCTGCACGCAGGCTCGGTGGTCGCGTCGGGTCCGCCATGCGAGGTGATCACACCCGATCTGATGGCGGAGGTGTTCGGTGTCCGGGCGGCCGTGGTCGAACATCCGCTCACCGGCGATCCGCTCATCGCCTTCGACCACAGGGCTCCCGCCGACGGCCCCGCGGCCCTGGAGACCAACGTCGTCGGCTGA
- the asnB gene encoding asparagine synthase (glutamine-hydrolyzing) — protein sequence MCGITGWVSFHRDARSQAPVIEAMTATLTPRGPDAGGVWLGEHAAIGHRRLAVIDPAGGLQPMTDRPDEPAVVLTYSGEVYNHHELRAELRSLGHVFRTRSDTEVVLRAYQQWGEDVAEHLDGMFAFAVWDERAQRLLLVRDRLGVKPLFRAVVDGGLAFASEPKALFAHPEIRPRVDADGLREAYSLLFNTGPTVWSGIREVEPGGVLVLDRGGIRERRYWQLEARPHDDDRDSTVDRIRELVATAAHSRLEADVPLCSLLSGGIDSTVLTGLLAGELRRREGPEARIRSYAVDYSDQAEQFTGDVLRTGHDTPFATEAGAYVGTDHSTVVLDPRSLLDPEHRKAVVVARDSPIGVGDMDTSLYLLFGRIRQHSTVALSGEAADEVFGGYPWFHNPKALAASTFPWLLVTGDEAAMPMNPELDLRIAEFRDDTYRAALAAVPHTDGETAAEHRQREMQHVSLTRWLRQLLHRKDRLSMAQGLEVRVPYCDHRLVEYAFNTTWELKSFDGREKSLLRAMGAGLAPDSVLYRPKNHYPTTHHPDYNRGLQQMARDALSVPQVRTLADESLIKPCLDTPPEQLQWSHRLRLERVVDLALWLDHHKPELAL from the coding sequence ATGTGCGGAATCACCGGCTGGGTGTCCTTCCACAGAGACGCCCGCAGCCAAGCCCCCGTCATCGAAGCCATGACCGCCACCCTGACCCCTCGTGGGCCTGATGCGGGCGGAGTCTGGCTGGGCGAGCACGCGGCTATCGGACACCGCCGCCTCGCCGTCATCGATCCGGCCGGCGGCCTCCAGCCGATGACCGACCGGCCCGACGAGCCCGCCGTCGTCCTCACCTACAGCGGCGAGGTCTACAACCACCACGAACTGCGCGCCGAGCTGAGGAGCCTCGGCCACGTCTTCCGTACCCGGAGCGACACCGAGGTGGTCCTGCGGGCCTACCAGCAGTGGGGCGAGGACGTCGCGGAGCATCTGGACGGCATGTTCGCTTTCGCCGTCTGGGACGAACGCGCCCAGCGCCTCCTGCTGGTCCGTGACCGTCTGGGCGTGAAGCCGCTCTTCCGGGCCGTCGTCGACGGCGGGCTGGCCTTCGCCTCCGAACCCAAGGCCCTGTTCGCCCACCCCGAGATCCGGCCCCGTGTCGACGCGGACGGACTGCGGGAGGCATACAGCCTGCTCTTCAACACCGGACCCACGGTGTGGTCCGGGATACGCGAGGTCGAACCCGGCGGTGTCCTCGTCCTGGACCGCGGCGGCATCCGCGAGCGGCGCTACTGGCAGCTGGAGGCACGGCCTCACGACGACGACCGGGACTCCACGGTCGACCGGATCCGCGAGCTGGTCGCCACCGCGGCGCACAGCCGGCTGGAGGCCGACGTCCCCCTGTGCAGCCTGCTTTCCGGCGGGATCGACTCCACCGTGCTGACCGGGCTGCTCGCGGGCGAACTGCGCCGACGCGAAGGCCCGGAAGCCCGCATCCGCTCCTACGCCGTCGACTACAGCGACCAGGCGGAGCAGTTCACCGGCGACGTCCTGCGCACCGGCCACGACACCCCGTTCGCCACCGAGGCCGGTGCCTACGTCGGGACCGACCACTCCACGGTCGTCCTCGACCCGCGCTCCCTGCTCGACCCCGAGCACCGCAAGGCGGTCGTCGTGGCCCGGGACTCACCGATCGGCGTCGGCGACATGGACACCTCGCTGTACCTGCTGTTCGGGCGGATCCGGCAGCACTCCACCGTCGCACTGTCCGGCGAGGCCGCGGACGAGGTGTTCGGCGGCTACCCGTGGTTCCACAACCCCAAGGCTCTAGCCGCTTCCACCTTCCCCTGGCTGCTGGTCACGGGAGACGAGGCAGCCATGCCCATGAACCCCGAACTCGATCTCCGCATAGCCGAGTTCCGCGACGACACCTACCGCGCGGCCCTGGCGGCCGTCCCGCACACCGACGGTGAGACGGCGGCCGAGCACCGTCAGCGCGAGATGCAGCACGTGTCACTGACCCGCTGGCTGCGCCAGCTGCTGCACCGCAAGGACCGGCTCAGCATGGCGCAGGGCCTGGAGGTCCGCGTCCCGTACTGCGACCACCGGCTCGTCGAGTACGCCTTCAACACGACGTGGGAGCTGAAGAGCTTCGACGGCCGGGAGAAGAGCCTGCTGCGCGCCATGGGCGCCGGTCTCGCCCCGGACTCGGTGCTCTACCGGCCCAAGAACCACTATCCGACCACCCATCACCCCGACTACAACCGCGGACTCCAGCAAATGGCCCGGGACGCGCTCTCCGTTCCCCAGGTCCGGACCCTGGCGGACGAGTCCCTCATCAAGCCCTGCCTCGACACCCCGCCCGAGCAGCTTCAGTGGAGCCACCGGCTCCGCCTCGAACGCGTCGTGGACCTCGCCCTGTGGCTGGACCACCACAAGCCCGAACTCGCCCTCTGA
- a CDS encoding heavy-metal-associated domain-containing protein — protein sequence MTQHYNVSGMSCGHCVASITEEVREVAGVSEVVVDLAANTVTVHGTDLDDERLRAAIVEAGYEVGEAVPA from the coding sequence ATGACCCAGCACTACAACGTCAGCGGAATGAGTTGTGGCCACTGCGTGGCCAGCATCACCGAGGAGGTCCGTGAGGTGGCCGGTGTGAGCGAGGTCGTGGTCGACCTCGCCGCGAACACCGTCACCGTGCACGGCACGGACCTAGACGACGAGCGGCTGCGTGCCGCCATCGTCGAGGCCGGCTACGAGGTCGGCGAGGCTGTGCCCGCGTGA
- a CDS encoding isocyanide synthase family protein: MPLTTAADPRTTDAISTAVLELLLPHHRTTDERSASAEAFPYQLRQIAGYVRKNEPIAFTLPGFPCKSPNATKVLGHLPDQGERLSLAFLNSLCADIGEIHPAGARVVICSDGHVFGDLIRVPDEHIDAYSDELSRLISELRLDQLSVFDLRDVLGDLPHAAKRAYVHDRYAPGLDELRNEVRTDEHTLALYRGITRFLVDDTADFTGTRSALQRECRRRAYGVIQRSRAWGELIAEHHPDSVRLSIHPQAIGAPKFGIRLLDAPDAWTTPWHSAALHRPDGTWSLMPRARAEQLGHLVHHEGRPSHFA, encoded by the coding sequence ATGCCGCTGACGACAGCAGCCGACCCCCGCACCACCGACGCCATCAGCACCGCGGTCCTGGAACTGCTGCTACCCCATCACCGCACGACCGACGAACGGTCCGCGTCTGCCGAGGCCTTTCCCTACCAGCTCCGGCAGATCGCGGGATACGTGCGGAAGAACGAACCCATCGCCTTCACCCTGCCCGGCTTCCCCTGCAAGTCCCCGAACGCGACCAAGGTCCTCGGTCATCTCCCTGACCAGGGGGAACGGCTCTCGCTCGCCTTCCTGAACTCGCTGTGCGCCGACATCGGGGAGATCCATCCGGCAGGGGCCCGTGTCGTCATCTGTTCCGACGGCCATGTCTTCGGCGACCTCATCCGCGTACCCGACGAGCACATAGACGCCTACTCGGACGAACTCAGCCGACTGATCTCCGAGCTCCGCCTGGACCAGCTGTCCGTCTTCGATCTCAGGGACGTCCTCGGCGACCTGCCGCATGCGGCGAAACGCGCCTACGTCCACGACCGCTACGCCCCCGGTCTCGACGAACTGCGGAACGAGGTCCGCACCGACGAACACACCCTCGCGCTCTACCGCGGCATCACCCGCTTCCTCGTCGACGACACCGCCGACTTCACCGGAACCCGCTCCGCCCTCCAGCGCGAATGCCGACGCCGCGCGTACGGCGTCATCCAGCGCAGCCGCGCCTGGGGCGAGCTGATCGCCGAGCACCACCCGGATTCGGTACGGCTGTCCATCCACCCCCAGGCCATCGGCGCACCCAAGTTCGGCATCCGCCTCCTCGACGCGCCCGACGCCTGGACCACCCCCTGGCACTCCGCCGCCCTCCACCGGCCGGACGGCACCTGGAGCCTGATGCCCCGCGCCAGGGCGGAACAACTCGGGCACCTCGTCCACCACGAGGGCAGACCCAGCCACTTCGCGTAG
- the rpmB gene encoding 50S ribosomal protein L28: MSAHCQLTGAQPGFGNNISHSHRRTSRRFDPNIQRKRYWLPSEGRNVRLTLSAKAIKTVDSIGIEAAVARIRARGGKV, translated from the coding sequence GTGTCCGCGCACTGCCAACTGACCGGAGCCCAACCGGGCTTCGGCAACAACATCTCCCACTCGCACCGGCGTACCTCGCGCCGCTTCGACCCCAACATCCAGCGCAAGCGGTACTGGCTGCCGAGCGAAGGCCGCAACGTACGCCTCACGCTCAGCGCCAAGGCGATCAAGACCGTCGACAGCATCGGCATCGAGGCCGCGGTCGCCCGCATCCGGGCGCGAGGAGGGAAGGTCTGA